Proteins found in one Zea mays cultivar B73 chromosome 1, Zm-B73-REFERENCE-NAM-5.0, whole genome shotgun sequence genomic segment:
- the LOC100279948 gene encoding beta-galactosidase precursor, with protein sequence MAGTARILPAAAAALLLLLCIAGGARAANVTYDHRALVIDGVRRVLVSGSIHYPRSTPDMWPGLIQKAKDGGLDVIETYVFWDIHEPVRGQYDFEGRKDLAAFVKTVADAGLYVHLRIGPYVCAEWNYGGFPLWLHFIPGIKFRTDNEPFKAEMQRFTAKVVDTMKGAGLYASQGGPIILSQIENEYGNIDSAYGAPGKAYMRWAAGMAVSLDTGVPWVMCQQADAPDPLINTCNGFYCDQFTPNSAAKPKMWTENWSGWFLSFGGAVPYRPVEDLAFAVARFYQRGGTFQNYYMYHGGTNLDRSSGGPFIATSYDYDAPIDEYGLVRQPKWGHLRDVHKAIKLCEPALIATDPSYTSLGPNVEAAVYKVGSVCAAFLANIDGQSDKTVTFNGKMYRLPAWSVSILPDCKNVVLNTAQINSQTTGSEMRYLESSNVASDGSFVTPELAVSDWSYAIEPVGITKDNALTKAGLMEQINTTADASDFLWYSTSITVKGDEPYLNGSQSNLAVNSLGHVLQVYINGKIAGSAQGSASSSLISWQKPIELVPGKNKIDLLSATVGLSNYGAFFDLVGAGITGPVKLSGLNGALDLSSAEWTYQIGLRGEDLHLYDPSEASPEWVSANAYPINHPLIWYKTKFTPPAGDDPVAIDFTGMGKGEAWVNGQSIGRYWPTNLAPQSGCVNSCNYRGAYSSSKCLKKCGQPSQTLYHVPRSFLQPGSNDLVLFEHFGGDPSKISFVMRQTGSVCAQVSEAHPAQIDSWSSQQPMQRYGPALRLECPKEGQVISSVKFASFGTPSGTCGSYSHGECSSTQALSIVQEACIGVSSCSVPVSSNYFGNPCTGVTKSLAVEAACS encoded by the exons atggcgggcaccGCGCGGATTCTTCCTGCCGCCGCGGcggcgctgctgctgctgctctgcATCGCGGGCGGCGCGCGGGCGGCCAACGTGACGTACGACCACCGCGCGCTGGTCATCGACGGCGTGCGGCGCGTGCTCGTCTCCGGCTCCATCCACTATCCGCGGAGCACACCCGAC ATGTGGCCGGGGCTGATCCAGAAGGCCAAGGACGGCGGTCTGGACGTCATCGAGACCTACGTCTTCTGGGACATCCACGAGCCCGTGAGGGGACAG TACGACTTCGAGGGCCGCAAGGACCTGGCCGCGTTCGTCAAGACCGTCGCCGACGCCGGCCTGTACGTGCACCTCCGCATCGGACCCTACGTCTGCGCCGAGTGGAACTACGG AGGCTTCCCGCTGTGGCTGCACTTCATCCCCGGCATCAAGTTCCGCACCGACAACGAGCCTTTCAAGGCGGAGATGCAGCGCTTCACAGCCAAGGTGGTGGACACCATGAAGGGGGCGGGGCTGTACGCGTCGCAGGGCGGGCCCATCATCTTGTCCCAG ATCGAGAACGAATACGGCAACATCGACTCGGCGTACGGGGCGCCCGGAAAGGCGTACATGCGGTGGGCGGCCGGGATGGCCGTCTCGCTCGACACCGGCGTGCCCTGGGTCATGTGCCAGCAGGCCGACGCGCCGGACCCCCTC ATCAACACCTGCAACGGCTTCTACTGCGACCAGTTCACGCCCAACTCCGCCGCCAAGCCCAAGATGTGGACCGAGAACTGGAGCGGCTGGTTCCTCTCGTTTGGCGGCGCCGTCCCCTACCGCCCCGTCGAGGACCTGGCCTTCGCCGTCGCCAGGTTCTACCAGCGCGGCGGCACCTTCCAGAACTACTACATG TACCATGGAGGGACCAACCTCGACCGCAGCTCGGGGGGGCCCTTCATCGCCACCAGTTACGACTACGATGCCCCCATCGACGAGTACG GACTAGTCAGGCAGCCAAAGTGGGGCCACCTAAGGGATGTGCACAAGGCCATAAAGCTCTGCGAACCAGCGCTCATAGCAACTGATCCGTCATACACTTCTCTAGGTCCAAATGTTGAG GCAGCAGTATACAAAGTTGGTTCAGTTTGCGCAGCATTCCTTGCCAACATAGATGGTCAATCTGATAAAACCGTCACCTTCAATGGGAAGATGTACAGGCTTCCCGCCTGGTCTGTCAGCATCCTTCCTGACTGCAAGAATGTGGTACTTAATACAGCTCAG ATCAATTCTCAAACGACAGGTTCAGAAATGAGATACTTGGAGTCGAGCAACGTCGCATCAGATGGCTCATTTGTCACGCCAGAACTGGCAGTATCTGACTGGAGCTACGCCATAGAGCCTGTAGGTATCACAAAGGACAATGCACTTACAAAGGCTGGACTGATGGAGCAGATAAACACCACAGCAGATGCCAGTGATTTCCTCTGGTACTCAACAAG CATCACAGTTAAAGGTGATGAACCCTATCTAAATGGCAGCCAGTCTAATCTGGCAGTCAACTCACTTGGACATGTTCTTCAGGTCTACATCAATGGTAAAATTGCAG GAAGTGCACAAGGTAGTGCAAGCAGCTCACTCATCTCATGGCAGAAACCAATTGAACTTGTACCTGGGAAGAACAAAATAGATCTTCTAAGTGCAACAGTTGGGCTGTCG AATTATGGTGCATTCTTTGACCTGGTAGGTGCTGGAATTACTGGCCCAGTAAAACTGAGTGGACTAAACGGTGCGCTCGATCTGTCTTCTGCAGAATGGACATATCAG ATTGGACTCAGAGGAGAAGATTTGCACCTATATGATCCTTCAGAAGCTTCACCAGAATGGGTCTCAGCCAATGCTTATCCAATCAATCATCCACTGATTTGGTACAAG ACCAAGTTCACACCTCCTGCAGGTGATGATCCTGTCGCGATTGACTTCACGGGAATGGGGAAAGGTGAAGCATGGGTGAATGGACAGAGCATTGGTCGATACTGGCCAACAAATCTGGCTCCACAGAGCGGTTGCGTCAACTCTTGCAACTATAGAGGAGCCTACAGTTCAAGCAAATGCCTCAAGAAGTGTGGCCAGCCATCACAGACTTT GTACCATGTTCCCCGTTCGTTTCTCCAACCAGGCAGCAATGATCTAGTCCTTTTCGAGCATTTTGGTGGTGACCCAAGCAAGATATCCTTTGTGATGAGGCAGACAGGAAGTGTGTGCGCACAAGTATCAGAGGCACATCCAGCCCAAATTGATAGTTGGAGTTCTCAACAGCCGATGCAGAGATATGGACCTGCACTTCGCCTGGAATGCCCAAAAGAAGGCCAGGTCATCAGCAGCGTCAAGTTTGCAAGCTTTGGGACACCGAGTGGCACATGTGGAAGCTACAGCCATGGCGAATGCAGCAGCACTCAGGCTCTCTCAATTGTTCAGGAG GCTTGCATCGGAGtgagcagctgcagcgtgccagtgTCGTCGAATTATTTTGGAAATCCATGTACAGGGGTCACAAAAAGCCTTGCAGTTGAAGCTGCATGCTCGTGA